From the genome of Hymenobacter cellulosilyticus, one region includes:
- a CDS encoding ArnT family glycosyltransferase, translating to MKPLYSFRLADLTLAFVVLLTVAYFFLTHEGLYDLDDYFYARYAHQLASSTFRVEPDPLGLLHDPLKERWLIFGPVALLYRLFGTGIITTTLWPLLATLGCSVVVWAAYRRREPVVAAGAMLLLGLHYFTLNLSNYLYPDNILMFWCLCCGLTLLKGRQAERRQGLWGGGFALLNFAALLSKETIVYYLPCYLLLLAVDGYRRRNWRFWLAAASVGALVLGAYLALYQVYTHDALYRIHLIEHTNEYLKEGNYLEGNHAALLARVTYLPLAFFVGIGLGGALVLAGLAAGQRRLWAEADAGFWLLLTGTTLALYWLGSTSLSQYNPITLLPRMTTPLLPPLCLAAGFGLRYFLDQGRGGYGLALLLLACAGWLHNSVSVIYGLLALYFAGAAWWATTSRQPEWRPGTGRFAGLGLVVLAVALSIRPVYFMTKPSVSAHFAQQRLISRQLASPARGVVFVDDFLVGNYDFYYGFRVPAGLHFRRYVAADSVQVGPGEKAWLLVNGRTLRNPELTRKLIRYSEAEVLARFPRRRLLAQDQDVRLYQVQ from the coding sequence GTGAAGCCCCTGTATTCTTTCCGCCTGGCCGACCTGACCCTGGCTTTTGTGGTGCTGCTGACCGTGGCCTACTTTTTCCTGACCCACGAGGGGCTCTACGACCTGGACGACTATTTCTACGCTCGCTACGCCCACCAGCTGGCCAGCAGCACCTTCCGGGTGGAGCCCGACCCGCTGGGCCTGCTGCACGACCCGCTGAAGGAGCGGTGGCTGATTTTCGGCCCGGTAGCCCTGCTCTACCGGCTCTTCGGCACGGGCATTATCACCACCACGCTCTGGCCCCTGCTGGCTACGCTGGGCTGCTCCGTGGTGGTGTGGGCCGCTTACCGCCGCCGGGAGCCAGTAGTAGCCGCCGGGGCCATGCTGCTGCTGGGCTTGCACTACTTCACGCTTAACCTGTCGAATTACCTGTACCCGGACAATATTCTGATGTTCTGGTGCTTGTGCTGCGGACTGACGCTGCTGAAAGGGCGGCAGGCGGAGCGGCGGCAGGGGCTTTGGGGCGGCGGCTTTGCGTTGCTCAACTTCGCAGCCCTGCTCAGCAAGGAAACCATTGTATACTACCTGCCCTGCTACCTGCTTTTGCTGGCCGTGGATGGGTACCGGCGGCGTAACTGGCGTTTCTGGCTGGCCGCTGCCAGCGTGGGCGCCTTGGTGCTGGGCGCTTACCTGGCCTTGTACCAGGTGTATACCCACGACGCGCTGTACCGGATTCACCTCATCGAGCACACCAACGAGTATCTGAAGGAAGGCAACTATCTGGAAGGCAACCACGCCGCCCTGCTGGCCCGCGTCACTTACCTGCCCCTGGCCTTTTTCGTCGGTATCGGGCTGGGCGGGGCGCTGGTGCTGGCGGGCCTGGCCGCTGGGCAGCGCCGCCTGTGGGCCGAGGCCGACGCGGGTTTCTGGCTGCTGCTCACGGGTACGACGCTGGCGTTGTACTGGCTGGGCAGCACTTCCCTAAGCCAGTACAACCCCATTACCCTGCTGCCCCGCATGACCACGCCCCTACTCCCGCCCCTGTGCCTGGCCGCCGGCTTTGGCCTGCGCTACTTTCTGGATCAAGGCCGGGGCGGCTACGGGTTGGCCTTGCTGCTGCTGGCCTGCGCCGGGTGGCTGCACAACAGCGTGTCGGTGATTTACGGCCTGCTGGCTTTGTACTTCGCCGGAGCGGCCTGGTGGGCTACTACGAGCCGCCAACCCGAGTGGCGACCCGGCACGGGACGCTTTGCCGGGCTGGGTCTGGTGGTCTTGGCGGTGGCCCTGAGCATCCGGCCGGTGTACTTTATGACCAAGCCTAGCGTTTCGGCCCACTTCGCCCAGCAGCGTCTCATCAGCCGGCAGCTGGCCTCGCCGGCCCGGGGCGTGGTCTTCGTGGACGATTTTCTGGTGGGCAACTACGACTTCTACTACGGCTTCCGGGTGCCCGCCGGGCTGCACTTCCGGCGCTACGTGGCCGCCGACTCGGTGCAGGTTGGGCCGGGCGAAAAAGCCTGGCTGCTGGTCAATGGCCGCACGCTGCGCAACCCCGAGCTGACCCGCAAGCTGATTCGCTACTCCGAGGCCGAGGTGCTGGCCCGCTTCCCGCGCCGCCGCCTGCTGGCCCAGGACCAGGACGTGCGGCTCTATCAGGTGCAGTAA
- a CDS encoding acyl-ACP desaturase, whose amino-acid sequence MIATVASRGEVLQHLESFLKENLDGFLRKVEDSWQPADFLPDSRSETFFDEVRELRERAKGLSYDLLAVLIGDTITEEALPNYEAWFHQLDDLNRDPNNGWAQWIRGWTAEENRHGDLLNRYLYLSGRVNMREFETSTQYLIADGFDLGTAHDPYRAFIYTSYQEAATNLSHRRVGTLARKAGDAQLSKICGMIAGDETRHARVYQTFVDKIFEVDASEMMLAFEDMMRKKIVMPAHYMRELGVEMGKTFGHFTDAAQRLGVYTSQDYTDILEGLIATWKVDQITGLNGAAEKARDYIMALPNRLRRVADRMPVPKLEYKFKWIE is encoded by the coding sequence ATGATTGCAACTGTGGCCTCCCGCGGGGAGGTGCTTCAGCATCTCGAATCCTTTCTAAAAGAAAATCTTGACGGCTTTCTCAGAAAGGTCGAAGACAGCTGGCAACCCGCCGATTTTCTGCCCGATTCCCGCTCAGAAACCTTCTTTGACGAAGTGCGCGAACTGCGTGAGCGGGCCAAAGGCCTGAGCTACGACCTGTTAGCGGTGCTGATCGGCGACACTATCACGGAAGAAGCCCTGCCTAACTACGAAGCCTGGTTTCACCAGCTCGACGACCTGAACCGCGACCCCAACAACGGCTGGGCCCAGTGGATTCGGGGTTGGACGGCTGAGGAAAACCGCCACGGCGACCTGCTTAACCGGTACCTGTATCTGTCGGGTCGCGTGAATATGCGCGAGTTCGAAACCAGCACCCAGTACCTGATTGCCGACGGATTCGACCTGGGCACGGCCCACGACCCGTACCGGGCTTTCATTTACACGAGCTACCAGGAAGCGGCTACCAACCTCTCGCACCGCCGCGTGGGCACCCTGGCCCGCAAGGCTGGCGACGCGCAGCTGTCCAAAATCTGCGGGATGATTGCCGGCGACGAAACCCGCCACGCCCGCGTCTACCAGACGTTTGTCGACAAGATTTTCGAGGTGGATGCTTCGGAAATGATGCTGGCCTTCGAGGACATGATGCGTAAGAAAATCGTGATGCCGGCCCACTACATGCGGGAACTGGGCGTGGAGATGGGCAAAACCTTTGGCCACTTCACCGACGCGGCCCAGCGCCTGGGCGTGTACACCAGCCAGGACTACACCGACATTTTGGAAGGTCTGATTGCTACCTGGAAAGTCGACCAGATTACGGGTTTGAACGGCGCCGCCGAAAAAGCCCGTGACTATATCATGGCCCTGCCCAACCGCCTGCGCCGCGTGGCCGACCGTATGCCGGTGCCCAAGCTGGAATACAAGTTCAAGTGGATTGAATAG
- a CDS encoding bifunctional transcriptional activator/DNA repair enzyme AdaA yields MTDYQRIAAAIGYIQANFRAQPTLEQIAGQAHWSPFHFQRKFQEWAGVSPKKFLQYVSVEHAKSLLQQQLSVAEATYETGLSGPSRLHDLFVTLEAMTPGEYRQGGAALTIRYSFGQSRFGPYLVASTAKGICRLHFADDADLALAELRQEWPQATLLALAAPEHAQVARFFAREFGPSDRLNLHLKGTDFQLKVWASLLRIPEGQLTTYAGLAAQAGHGPAVRAVGTAIGANPVGYLIPCHRVIRNGGELGQYRWGTSRKVALVGWEAAQAAAKLQTT; encoded by the coding sequence CGCCGCCATCGGCTACATCCAGGCCAACTTCCGCGCCCAGCCCACGCTAGAGCAAATTGCCGGGCAGGCCCACTGGAGCCCGTTTCACTTCCAGCGCAAGTTTCAGGAGTGGGCCGGCGTCAGTCCCAAGAAGTTTCTGCAATACGTAAGCGTCGAGCACGCCAAAAGCCTGCTTCAGCAGCAACTTTCGGTTGCTGAAGCCACCTACGAAACCGGCCTCTCGGGCCCGAGCCGCCTCCACGACCTGTTCGTAACCCTGGAAGCCATGACGCCGGGCGAGTACCGGCAGGGCGGCGCGGCCCTGACCATCCGCTACAGCTTCGGGCAAAGCCGATTTGGGCCCTACCTGGTAGCTTCCACGGCCAAGGGAATCTGCCGCCTGCACTTCGCCGACGATGCCGATTTGGCCTTGGCCGAGCTTCGCCAGGAATGGCCCCAGGCCACGCTACTGGCCCTGGCCGCCCCGGAGCACGCGCAGGTAGCCCGGTTCTTTGCCCGCGAGTTTGGCCCCTCAGACCGTCTGAATCTGCACCTGAAGGGCACCGACTTCCAGCTGAAGGTCTGGGCGTCATTGCTGCGGATTCCGGAGGGCCAGCTCACAACCTACGCCGGCCTGGCCGCGCAGGCCGGGCATGGGCCGGCAGTGCGGGCCGTTGGTACGGCCATCGGGGCCAACCCGGTAGGCTACCTGATTCCCTGCCACCGCGTGATTCGCAACGGCGGCGAGCTGGGCCAGTACCGCTGGGGCACCTCGCGCAAAGTGGCCCTGGTGGGTTGGGAAGCGGCTCAGGCAGCAGCCAAACTACAAACGACATAA